The genomic DNA CGAAACGCTGGCGGATCTGGGCACCGCCTACCTGCTTATTCTCGGCGTCGTCGCCATTGTCGTCATGCTGCGCGCCCCAAGCGGCCTGTGGGGCTTTGTCAAAGCCCGCACCGGCATTGAACTGTTTCCAACGACACGGCGCGTTGAGCGCCGGCGTCAGACATAAAATTCACCTGAACGGAGGCCGAAATGGCTAAAAAGCAGAAGAAAACCATCATCACCTGCGCCATTACCGGTGCCATTCACACCCCGACCATGTCGGACGCCCTGCCCTTTACGCCTGAAGACATCGCCGATCAGGCAATTGCCGCATCTGCAGCAGGGGCCTCGATCCTGCATCTGCATGCGCGCCGGCCCGATGATGGCGGGGTCTCCATCGACCCGGAGCATTTCAAACGCTTTTTGCCGGTCATCAAACAGGCCACGGATGCGGTGATCAATGTCTCTACCGGCGGCAGTCTTCTGACCACCATGGAAGAACGCATTGCGCCCGCAAAATGGGCCTCGCCGGAAATGTGCTCGCTCAATATGGGGTCGATGAATTTTTCGTTCCATCCTCTGGCCGAGCGCTACAAGACCTGGAAATTCGACTGGGAAGAAGATTATGTGCGCAATTCCGATGGCTACATCTTTCGCAACACCTTTGCCGATATCGGCTTTGTGGCGCGGCAACTTGGCGAGGAACACAACGTCAAATTCGAGCATGAATGCTACGATGTCGGGCATCTCTACAATCTGAAATTCTGCATGGATACCGGTCTGTTCAAAGCCCCGGTTTTCATCCAGTTCATTTTCGGCATTCTTGGCGGCATCGGCCCGGACATTGACAATCTGATCTTCATGAAGCGCACTGCCGACCGCCTGTTCGGCGATGATTATCAATGGTCGGTGCTGGGCGCGGGCGGTGCACAAATGCCATTTGCCACCACCGCCAGCCAGATGGGCGGCAATGTCCGCGTCGGGCTGGAGGATTCCCTGTTCATCGAGCGCGGCAAATTGGCCAGTTCCAACGCCGACCAGGTAACAAAAATCCGCCGCATCATCGAAGATCTCGGCTGCCAGGTGGCAACACCGGATGAAGCCCGCGAAATGCTCGACCTGAAAGGCGCCGACCGAACCGGGTTTTAGATCAGGAACTCAAAGGCGGTGTCTGCAATCGCTGGCAATGAGAAACACCGGCAGAGCAAACTGGTGTAGGTGTGATGAACACCCGCAAACCGGCACCCGGATGCTCGACCGGGCGTCCGGCGCACCTGCGCCGCCCCATCGGAGGCGTTTGCGCAGCAAATTGCCGTGAGATCAAAAATGGTGCGGTCGAGAAGACTCGAACTTCCACGGGTTTTACCCCACAGCGACCTCAACGCTGCGCGTCTACCAATTCCGCCACGACCGCACTGTTGCGAAACCGGGCACCCAAGGGTGCCCTGCAGCCGCTGCTCTATCAAACCTTTAAGCGCTTCACAAGGGCCTTGTTCGCGGCGGCGAACTTATCCGTTCTGCAGGGCGGCTTGTTTCTGCGCGCGGCCATGCACATGTTGGATTTCGATGGCGATCATGTCGCCCTGGAGCACAACCTGCACATCGGCAACCGGCATGCCATTGGCAAATAATGTCAGATTGTCGTCGGCGTCCGTGTTCAGTGCTATCACCGCCCCACGGCCCATTCTCAGCAATTGGTGCACCGGCATATGCGTGTGGCCAAGGCCAACAGCAAGATCGACATCAATGACGTCAAGGGTCGCCATAAGTATGCTCCATCTGATAAGGACGTGCGGGCCGAAGCCCACATGCAACGCAATGCACCACATCACTGTTGTGCAGAATTTAAGGTAAACAAATGATTAACGAACGCGGCGGGATTGCACTGGAGTTGAAACGAACTTCATTTCAGCCGCAATTTTCCGGGGAAAAGGCGGTGGAATGGGCCATCAGCGATCATCCCGTGGCTTATCAGGATGCTTTGCTGCAAATGGAAACCCGTGCTGCAGACATTGCTGCCGGTACCGCCCCGGAACTGATCTGGCTGCTGGAACACAGCCCGCTTTACACCGCCGGCACCAGCGCGCAGCCCCAGGATCTGCTGCTGCCGGACCGGTTTCCGGTGTTTCAGACCGGACGCGGCGGACAATACACCTATCACGGGCCGGGTCAGCGCATTGCCTATGTCATGCTCGATCTGTCCGGCCGCACCCGCGATGTGCGCCGTTTCGTGGCGGTTCTGGAACAGTGGATCATCAACAGCCTCGCCTCATTCGGCATTACCGGCGAACGCCGCGAGGAACGGGTTGGAGTCTGGGTGCGACGGCCAGATAAACCGCCTTTGCCCGATGGCACGATGCGCGAAGACAAGATTGCCGCCCTCGGCATACGCCTGCGCAAATGGATCAGCTTTCACGGCATCAGCATCAATGTTGAGCCGGAGCTGTCGCATTTCGATGGCATCGTGCCCTGCGGTGTTGCCGGCCACGGTGTCACCAGTCTTTACGATCTTGGCGTGACCGCCACCATGGCGGATGTGGATATCGTGCTGAAGCAGGAATTCAGCCGCCTGTTTTAAGACCGCAGGCGATCAGACCTCAGGTCTCGAATTCCATAATCACTGCATCCACCGCAAGACTGTCGCCGGCGCTGGCATGAATTGCTGAAATAACGCCATCGCGTTCGGCGCGCAGCACATTTTCCATCTTCATCGCCTCAACCACCGCAAGAATTTCCCCCGTCTTGACCTTCTGTCCGGCCTGCACCGAAACCGATACCACCAGACCCGGCATCGGGCACAGCAGCAGGTTCGAGGTATCCGGTGCCTGCTTGACAGGCATCAGAGCATTGAGCGGTGCCAGAGACGCCGGCAACACCCGTGCCAGGGCACCGACGCCGCGCCATTGTAGAGACATGCCGCCAGGAGCTGGCCTCACCTGAACCAGCAGTTCTTCGCCATTGATCCACCCGCGCCACAAAGCGGCTCCGGCCCGGTGCGAAAACCGGATATCATAATGCTCGGTGCTGTCGGAAAACACCAGATCGGCACAGGCGGTTTCACCGGGCGTGAAAGTCCGGGCGTGGATGGTAAACACATGATCGGTAATCGCCACCGACCAGTCCGCACGCAGCGATCCGCAATGCGGTCGCAGGCGTCCGCTCATGTGGTCAAGCCGGTCCTTGCGCGCAAGTTCCAGCGCCAGCGCCGCACAGGCCAGCTTACGTGCGGTTGCCTCGGTAAGCGCCGCCCCTTCAAATCCATCGGGATATTCTTCGGCAATGAAACCGGTCGACAAATCTGCCGCCTGCCAGCGCGGATGATCGACCAGCGCCGCCAGAAACGGGATATTATGGCCGATGCCGTGCAGCACGAAGCCGTCGAGTGCCGTGGCCATGGCCCGGTTTGCACCCTCTCTGGTGGCGGCATGGCTGCACAATTTGGCAATCATCGGGTCGTAAAACATCGAGATCTCATCGCCCTCGACCACACCGGTATCAACCCTTATCGTGGCACCATCCTGCGAGATTTCCGCCGGAGGCTGAAAGCGCACAAGCCGACCAATCGAGGGCAGAAAATTCCGGTACGGATCTTCGGCATAGATGCGGCTTTCCATCGCCCAGCCATCAATGCCGATATCGCTCTGGCGGAGCGCCAGTTTCTCGCCGGCTGCAATTCGGATCATCTGCTCCACAAGGTCGATACCGGTGGTCATTTCAGTGACCGGATGCTCCACCTGCAGGCGTGTATTCATCTCCAGAAAATAGAAACTTCTATCCTGCCCGGCGACAAATTCCACGGTTCCGGCACTGTCATAACCGACGGCGCGCGCCAGCGCACAGGCCTGTTCGCCCATTTTTGCCCGGGTTTCCGGGTCCAGCAATGGCGAAGGCGCTTCTTCGATGACTTTCTGATTGCGGCGCTGGATCGAGCATTCCCGCTCATTGAGATGAATTATATTGCCGTGCTTGTCGCCAAGTACCTGAATTTCGATATGGCGCGGATTTTCGATGAATTTTTCAATGAAGATGCGGTCATCGCCAAACGAGGTGGCAGCCTCGGAACGGGCGCGCTCGAAACCTTCCAGCGCTTCCCCATGGTTCCACGCAATGCGCATGCCCTTGCCGCCGCCGCCAGCCGAAGCCTTGATCATCACCGGATACCCGATTCTCGCGGCAACCCGTGCCGCATCCTCGGCATTGCTGATTGTATCAGGCGCGCCGGGCACGGTGGAGACACCGGCTTTCGCAGCCACGATTTTGGAGCGGATCTTGTCGCCCATTTCCTCAATCGCGACCCGGTTGGGACCGATGAACACGATCCCCGCCTTGTCGAGCGCTGCGGCAAAGCCGGCATTTTCCGACAGAAAGCCGTAGCCCGGATGCACAGCTTCTGCCCCGGTTGAACGGCAGGCTTCAATAATCCGCTCACCCAGCAGATAGGAGTCCGCAGCAGAGGGCGGGCCGATATGGACCGCTTCGTCAGCCATCTGCACATGCAGCGCATTACGGTCCGCATCGGAATAAACCGCGACGGTGGCAATCCCCATGCGCTGTGCCGTGCGCATCACACGGCAGGCAATTTCGCCGCGATTGGCAATCAGGATTTTCTTGAACATGGACAACAATGCAGCCGGGTTGTTTAAGCGTCCAAGACTAGTTGGTGGAACGCTGCCCCGCAAGCGCTGCCCTATTGAACTTTTGACTGGCTTCAGTCGTTTCTTGAACGCGAAGACCTGCTCTGGAGAATCATATGATTCAATCTAGTCAAAAAGCGCGTCAGGTTCGAAATCGATGATTGGCAGACTGTTCGATTTTTTCCACGATCTGATAAGACAGCCATCCCAGCAATGAGAGCAGCAGGACCACTCCGATGACAGATGCGGAATCGCTGTTCTCCTGTCCCGATGAAAGAAGATAACCCAGGCCCTCACTTGCACCCATCAATTCTCCAATCACTGCCGCTGTCATCGCAAGTGTGGTCGCAACCTTCATGCCTGCGAGTACGGATGGGATCGAGTTGGGCAGGTCGAGGTGAACAAATCGCTGCCAGGCAGACAGTTTGAGCACTTTGGCGAGATCCTTGTAGGCGGTCTCTCCATACTTCAAACCGCTCCGCATCCCGGCCATTACAGGGAAGAAGGTCACAATCGCAATAAGGACGATCTTGGGAGCGGGCCCAATACCGAGCCACAGCAGCAGCAGAGGCGCAATGGCAATCTTGGGTGCCGTCTGCAACAGAAGCACCAGCGGAGTTGCCAGTCTTTCAACAGGTTCTGATCGGGCAAACACAATACCGGTGGTGATACCGATCACGACACCTGCGACAAAGCCATAGACGATTTCGCTCACTGTGACTGCAGTGTGGTCGAAGAGCTTTCCGAAACGAGCTAAAAAGACCATGCTTTCCCAAACAGCGACAGGAGACGGCAGCAGGAAAGACGGGATCTCGAAAACTCGCACCACCGCCAGCCAAACAGCCAGTGTGGCAATCAGTCCGGCGATGGCACGAAGCAGCATTTTACTGCATTCCTATTTTGGCTGGATCAACCACGAAATCAGATGCCGAAGGCGCATTCTTTATGACGCCATATTCTTTGAGAAGGTCGACGTTCTGCTGCCACGCCTCCAGGTCTGCAGCTCCCAACCCATTGGTTTTCGTCAGATCACTTTGCCAAACCGACGTGGCAAATGTTTCGTTGAACGCACGGGTTAGAATGTCTTTCTGATCCGCCCAAGTCGGCGTGTATTTATCAAACGAGATTTGCAGCGCATCCTCAACATGCCCATCGATAACCCATTGATAAGACCGAGAAACAGCAGCGGTAAACCGCTTCACCAAATCCGGGTTTTCGGACAGTGTTTTCTCGCTTGTGACCACTACATTGCCAAATGAGGGAAGAAAATCGTTTGATAATATCATCGTCACCTCATCTCCGCCGGCCTCCAACGCGTATTTGCGCAGTTCGGAAAACACAATTGCGTCAACTTGACCGGCCTGAAGCGACTGTACGATTGCACCAGTTGCGACGATTTCCAGTTTGATGTCTTCCAGGCTCAGGCCGACATTCTTCAAGCCCACCTTCAGTTGGATGTAGTTTGGACTACCCAGGCTGCTGATTGCCACCGTCTTGTCTTTCAAATCGGCATAAGTCGTGATCCCGCTGGAAGCCTTTGCAAGCAGGGCGCCGATGCCGCGCTGATACGTGGTGTGGACCACAACGACAGGCAAACCATTCGCGCGGGCCGCCACAACTGCATCGCCGTTTGGAAAGCCAAAATCAACATTGCCCGCCGCGACATTGGTCAGAATATCGGACGCTGCTGAATAGATAAATTCGACGTCAATGTCGTTTTCCTTGAAAAATCCCTGTTCAACACCAGCGTATAGCGGCGCATAAAAAGGAACTGCCGCTCCGTCAATCTGCATTACGACTTTTTCCGCAGCCATCGAATGAGTTGCCCCGAATGCGACTGCAAGGCTGGCAAGTATTCCCGCCGAAAAATGGTACATGAATTTTAACATGGGATTGGTCCTCTGCTTTCTTGAGATGTCTTCAGATATTCTGCAACGATATGCAGCAGATTTTGCTGGGTAGGCTCGTAGTCGTCCAACCAGGCATTGGTTGCCCGGTTACCCCTGATGCCAAGCAGGCAGCCGGCGCTGAGGTTGAGAAAGCTGGCTACGGTCAACACGGTTTCGCTTTCCATATCTACGCCCGCCGCGCCTTGGGCAGCAAAAGCATCCAAGCGCGGCGTGTCGCTTTCATCCAATTTGATATTTGAAGCCTGAACTGGACGGTCCTGACCAAAATAGTACGAATCGGTGGTTGCAATTCCCGCTTCGCGGCACACTAAACCGCACGTCGCTGCTGCATGGCTCAGACCACTTGCCAGCTCCGGATCTGCCTGAGCCCGCCCTCCCACTGAGCGATATAGCTCTGCGGTTCCAGTGTTTCCGATTGCATGTGTCACCGAAATAAAGGTTCCCACCGAATCCTGAGCATGCAAGGCACCCATGCCTCCAATGCGTATGACCCGTTTGGCTCCAAGCGCCGCCAGCTCCACCAAGGCGATCTCCGTGGACGGACCACCAATTCCGGTCGAACAAATCGAAAGCGGGTGGCCATTAATACTGCCAGTGACCGCTGCATATTCCCGGCGGCGTCCGAAATGCCTGGCGTCAGACAAAAATCCGGCAAGCAAATCAACCCTGTCCGGATCCCCGGGAAGCAGCACCGTGGATGCTATGTCTCCTTTGCCGCAAGGCAAATGCGGCGGGCGATTGTTCACCCAGGGAAATCTGGCGCCGAATTCAGTCATTGGAGACTTCCTTCCATGACAACAGTCTATTTTCGGCCCACATCAATGCGAAATGAAGCAAAATACCGAGCGTAACAGTCAGGACGACGGCAGCGAAAAGGAGCGGTGTCTGATATGTCGCAGATGCATATGTCATGAGGTATCCAAGACCCCATTGGCCCGACATCCACTCTCCCAGCACCGCTCCGACCAACGCTTGAACAGCACCAATGCGCATACCAATAAAGATCGCGGGAAGAGCTGACGGCAATTCCACATGCAGAAATCGGGCCTTTGCACTGAGGTCCAGCAATTTCGACAGATCGTGCAAGCGATAGTCTATTGCTTTAAAGCCTGCCACCGCGCTGACAAACACCGGAAAGAATACAAGTGAGAAAACCAGTACGACTTTTGAAAGCACGCCAAACCCAAACCAGACCACAAACAGCGGCGCGAGTGCTATCTTCGGTGCTGTTTGCATGATCACCATCGGACCATCCAGCCAGAAAGCCAGGCTGGGGACGCGACTCCAGAGATAAGCAACCGCCACACCAGCCAGTGTGCCCGTCACCAGTCCCAAAAGAAGATTTTGTAGAGTAAACCCGAGATGTACCCACAGAGCGCCCGACAACACGAGCTCGAGAATTGCTAAAAATGTATCCGCTGGTGAGGGAAGAAGATAGATCGGCATCTGCAGCGGCCCGCTTGCCAGCCACCAAAAAAAAAGCAACCCCAGAATTGAAATTGAATAGTCACGGAAATTGCGCAAACTTTGGTTCAAAGTTCTGGCTCCGGTCTGTTCCGAAGATCAGAACGAAGTTGTGCAACAAGAGAGTGGTATGCAGGATCAAGCTTTGCAGAGGCATCTCGCGTTTGCGCCAGGTCGACATCATAAACTTGCAGGATTTTTCCGGGACGGGAACTGAATACCACGACACGATTGCTCAGATACGCCGCCTCATCGACGCTGTGGGTGACCAGAAGAATGGTCGTGCCGGTTTCTTCCCAAATTCGAAGAAGCTCATCGTTCAGAATGTCACGTGTCAGAAGGTCAACAGCTGAAAACGGCTCATCCATCAAGAGAATTGCCGGTTTGTCGACAAGCGCTCGTGCAATTGCGACCCGTTGTTTCATTCCTCCGGACAATGTTCGCGGCAATGAACGCTCAAACCCGCTCAGTCCAACCATGTCGCAAAGCTCTGCGGCCCGATGGTCTGCGGCGGCGCGATCGGTATTTTTCATATCAAGCGGAAAGCGGATATTTTCTATGGTCGATTTCCAGGGCAGCAAAACCGGCTCCTGGAATACAAATCCAACCAATCCATTCTCGGTCGAATTTTCAAAAGTGATGTCTCCGGAAGTCGGTGTATCAAGGCCTGCAATTAATCTGAGTAGCGTTGATTTACCGCAACCTGAAGGCCCGACAATCGATACAAATTCGCCGCGTTTAACTTCGAGCGAAATCGGGCTGAGCGCTTCGACCGGGCCATTTTCAGTATTGAAGATCTTGGTCGCATCAGAAATTTTGATCATGATGCAGTGTTAAAGGAATGCAAGTTGATGCTGCAGATCGGTACGGATTGCGAGCAAAGCGGCCCAACCGGGTTGGTAAAAAAGATTGGTGAATGTTCACGCTGGTTTTTCATGTGCTCAACCGTTACAGGACATAAAATATTTGTAATGACAGAACTGACTCTAATCAAGAAAATTCTCACATATGAGATTTTTCTTCTATATTATACATTTCGGCTTACAAAACCCAAGTAGCTGAATGGTCTCTAATTTGTGATTTTTGGATTGAATCCAATCTTGGTGGGGCATGGGATTTTCTCTGAAATCCCAATTTTCTCGTTCGTTCGCTCATTTTCTAGTCAATTTTGGCGTCGGCATAAACGATCTGTCGCTCATCAACGTATTTCATGATCACATTGAAGCATTTGACGACCCAGATCAGCCCGCCTGTGTCCTTCGCCAACTTGCCCGATGCGCCCCATTACCTGCCTCGCGAGAGGAACCGGTCTGGGTCATCAAATGGTCAAGGGAACAAAACGCCTCAGTTGCCTGCCTCCGCTACCGGAACCACGATCAGCGTAGCACCATCGGAGCCGTTGATCTCGATCCGGGTTCCTGCGGCCAGATCAGGCCCCTGAACACGCCATAAAGTATCGCCGATCCGGATCCGGCCTTCGCCATCTGCAATCGGTTCCAACAGGGTGAACCGGCGGCCGATCAGGGCCAGCCCGCGTTCGTTGAGATGAGGCCGGTCAGACTGGGTGCGCTCGGCGGAAAACCAGCGCCGACCCAGCAGCAGCAATATAAGTGCCAGAACTGCAAAGCCGATCCAGGCCGCCTGCCACGACAGATCAACGGCAAAGGACACCAGACCGACAATCACGGCCGCAAGCCCGAGCCAGACGAGAAAACTGCCCGGTATTGCAAGTTCCAGCGCCAGCAGGACAATGCCGCCGATCAGCCAGGCCCATGGCCCGAGCTCTTCTGCGAGCGTCAGAATGTAGGAGCTGCCTTCTTCCATCAGGAGCGCTCCTCAGCGGCCGGTATCAGGCAGACGGGAGCCGCCTTTGCGGGCAGTGCTGCCCTCGCCGAACGCTTCACGGGCAATTTCTGCAACGCCGCTGATTGATCCGATCACGGAAGCGGCTTCCAGCGGCATCATCAGCACTTTCTGGTTGGGCGCGCTGGCAATCGCCTGCAGCGCGTCGACATATTTCTCGGCAACAAAATAGTTGATCGCCTGAATGTCGCCATTTGCAATGGCTTCCGACATAACCGACGTTGCCTTGGCTTCTGCTTCGGCCTCGCGCTCACGCGCTTCTGCATCCCTGAATGCTGCCTCGCGGCGGCCCTCGGCCTGCAGAATCTGCGATTGTTTTTCACCCTCGGCGCGCAGGATTGCCGATTGTCGCAGACCCTCCGCTTCCAGGATGGAGGCGCGCTTTTCGCGCTCCGCTTTCATCTGCCGTCCCATCGCCTCGACCAGATCGCGCGGCGGATTGATGTCCTTGATTTCAATACGGGTAATTTTCAGACCCCATGGCGACACAGCCTGATCGACCACCGACAATAGCCGTGCATTGATCTCATCGCGATTGGACAGCAGCTGATCCAGATCCATTGATCCCATCACCGTTCTGATATTCGTCATGGTCAGGTTGAGTACCGCATTTTCCAGCCCCGAAACTTCATAGGCGGCCTGGGCGGCATCCAGTACCTGATAGAACGTCACCCCGTCGGCAGTGATGCTTGCATTGTCTTTGGTGATGACTTCCTGGGAAGGCACGTCCAGCACCTGTTCCATCATGTTCATCCGCGCCCCGATACGGTCGATGAAGGGCAGCAGAATATTCAGGCCCGGCTTCATGCTCCTGGTATAGCGGCCGAACCGTTCCACCGTGTAATTGAAACCCTGGGGAACCTGCTTGAGCGTAAAAAACAGCAGGACGATCAGCAGAATGACGAGCGCCAGAACGAACAGATCAAAACCGAACATGAAAAAATCCCGAATAAAAGCCAGACCGGACCGACCGGCCTGTTGCCGCGCATCGCAGCCTTAGCCATAACATGGGCATAAAACCGCCAATGTGCAATCCTGACCGCTGATCCGGCGTCTCAGGAACGCACATCCCGAGGTGGTCCCTCAGGCCTCGCTTCAGACCCAGCCTGACAGCTCGCGTCGCACCATTGTCTCGATCACCGCCATGCCTTCAGGCGTATCGTTGAGGCATGGAATGTGGGCAAAGTGTTCGCCGCCATGATGTTTGAAAATCTCCCCCGCCTCCCCGGCAATTTCCTCAAGGGTTTCCAGACAGTCGGAGACAAATCCCGGATTGAAGACCGCGAGCTTGCGGACCCCGTCCTTGGCCAGTTGCTCCACAGTCTTGTCGGTATAAGGCTGAAGCCATTCCTCAGGTCCGAAACGGGACTGAAAACAGGTCATGAACCGGCCTTTTTCCCAACCCAGCCGCTGCTCCAGCAGCCGGGAGGTTTTCATACAGTGGCAGTGATAGGGATCGCCTTTCCTGAAATAGCTTTGCGGAATGCCATGATAGGAGGCGATGACTTTTTCAGGCTCAAAATCCAGCTTGCCAAGGCTGGCCTCGATACTCGCCGCCAGCGCATCGATATAGGCCGGATCATCATGATAGGGCGGCACCGTGCGCAACGCCGGCTGCCAGCGCATCTGCATCAGCGCTTCAAAGGTTTTATCGTTGACCGTGGCTGTCGTGGCGGCGGCATATTGCGGGTAAAGCGGAAACACCAGAATCCGCTCGCAGCCCGCCGCCTGCAGGGCCTCGATCCGTTCCTTGATGGGTGGTTTGCCGTAGCGCATCGCCCAGTCCACGACCACGGTTTCATGATCCGCCAGCAGCTCGGCCAGCTTGTCGCCCTGGCTGCGGGTATAGGTGCGCAACGGCGATTCATTCAGCTCATTGTTCCAGATTTGCGCATAGGCAGCACCGCTCTTTTTGGGGCGGGTGTTCAGCACGATACCATAAAGGATCGGGTACCACAGCGCGCGCGGCCATTCGATCACCCGCTTGTCGGAGAGGAATTCCTTCAGATAGCGCCGCATCGGTTTCCTGTCGGTGCCATCCGGCGTGCCCAGATTGACCAGCAGCACACCGATCCTGCCGGCCTTCACCGGGGGATGATCAGCCGGCAGATGAATTTGTTTCATCGTTTCGAAGCGCTGGTCAGCGTCGTTTGCACCTGTCGGATCGGATTTTTGCACGCTCTGTTTCGGCATCAACACTTTCACCCATTTATCTGCACAGATTCATAGTCCGCATGCAGTTGCTGGCCAGCAACTGCATGCGGCAACACTGCATTAGCTAGAGCGTTTTTATAATTAATCCAAGACGGCACCGGAATTTCTATCGCAACAGCCGCAAAAGCGTCCACAGATTGAAGACACCGGCCAGCGAGTGCGCCACATACGTCAGCGAGGCGGCTCGCAGCACCGACCGGGTTGCCGGCAGATCTGAAGGTTGCAGATAACCGCCTCCGGCCAGAATCGGAAGGGCTTTGCCGAAACTCGCATCGAACTCCACCGGCAGGGTCAC from Pararhizobium sp. IMCC3301 includes the following:
- a CDS encoding 3-keto-5-aminohexanoate cleavage protein, whose translation is MAKKQKKTIITCAITGAIHTPTMSDALPFTPEDIADQAIAASAAGASILHLHARRPDDGGVSIDPEHFKRFLPVIKQATDAVINVSTGGSLLTTMEERIAPAKWASPEMCSLNMGSMNFSFHPLAERYKTWKFDWEEDYVRNSDGYIFRNTFADIGFVARQLGEEHNVKFEHECYDVGHLYNLKFCMDTGLFKAPVFIQFIFGILGGIGPDIDNLIFMKRTADRLFGDDYQWSVLGAGGAQMPFATTASQMGGNVRVGLEDSLFIERGKLASSNADQVTKIRRIIEDLGCQVATPDEAREMLDLKGADRTGF
- a CDS encoding FliM/FliN family flagellar motor switch protein, producing MATLDVIDVDLAVGLGHTHMPVHQLLRMGRGAVIALNTDADDNLTLFANGMPVADVQVVLQGDMIAIEIQHVHGRAQKQAALQNG
- the lipB gene encoding lipoyl(octanoyl) transferase LipB — translated: MINERGGIALELKRTSFQPQFSGEKAVEWAISDHPVAYQDALLQMETRAADIAAGTAPELIWLLEHSPLYTAGTSAQPQDLLLPDRFPVFQTGRGGQYTYHGPGQRIAYVMLDLSGRTRDVRRFVAVLEQWIINSLASFGITGERREERVGVWVRRPDKPPLPDGTMREDKIAALGIRLRKWISFHGISINVEPELSHFDGIVPCGVAGHGVTSLYDLGVTATMADVDIVLKQEFSRLF
- a CDS encoding acetyl/propionyl/methylcrotonyl-CoA carboxylase subunit alpha; this translates as MFKKILIANRGEIACRVMRTAQRMGIATVAVYSDADRNALHVQMADEAVHIGPPSAADSYLLGERIIEACRSTGAEAVHPGYGFLSENAGFAAALDKAGIVFIGPNRVAIEEMGDKIRSKIVAAKAGVSTVPGAPDTISNAEDAARVAARIGYPVMIKASAGGGGKGMRIAWNHGEALEGFERARSEAATSFGDDRIFIEKFIENPRHIEIQVLGDKHGNIIHLNERECSIQRRNQKVIEEAPSPLLDPETRAKMGEQACALARAVGYDSAGTVEFVAGQDRSFYFLEMNTRLQVEHPVTEMTTGIDLVEQMIRIAAGEKLALRQSDIGIDGWAMESRIYAEDPYRNFLPSIGRLVRFQPPAEISQDGATIRVDTGVVEGDEISMFYDPMIAKLCSHAATREGANRAMATALDGFVLHGIGHNIPFLAALVDHPRWQAADLSTGFIAEEYPDGFEGAALTEATARKLACAALALELARKDRLDHMSGRLRPHCGSLRADWSVAITDHVFTIHARTFTPGETACADLVFSDSTEHYDIRFSHRAGAALWRGWINGEELLVQVRPAPGGMSLQWRGVGALARVLPASLAPLNALMPVKQAPDTSNLLLCPMPGLVVSVSVQAGQKVKTGEILAVVEAMKMENVLRAERDGVISAIHASAGDSLAVDAVIMEFET
- a CDS encoding ABC transporter permease — translated: MLLRAIAGLIATLAVWLAVVRVFEIPSFLLPSPVAVWESMVFLARFGKLFDHTAVTVSEIVYGFVAGVVIGITTGIVFARSEPVERLATPLVLLLQTAPKIAIAPLLLLWLGIGPAPKIVLIAIVTFFPVMAGMRSGLKYGETAYKDLAKVLKLSAWQRFVHLDLPNSIPSVLAGMKVATTLAMTAAVIGELMGASEGLGYLLSSGQENSDSASVIGVVLLLSLLGWLSYQIVEKIEQSANHRFRT
- a CDS encoding ABC transporter substrate-binding protein, with the translated sequence MLKFMYHFSAGILASLAVAFGATHSMAAEKVVMQIDGAAVPFYAPLYAGVEQGFFKENDIDVEFIYSAASDILTNVAAGNVDFGFPNGDAVVAARANGLPVVVVHTTYQRGIGALLAKASSGITTYADLKDKTVAISSLGSPNYIQLKVGLKNVGLSLEDIKLEIVATGAIVQSLQAGQVDAIVFSELRKYALEAGGDEVTMILSNDFLPSFGNVVVTSEKTLSENPDLVKRFTAAVSRSYQWVIDGHVEDALQISFDKYTPTWADQKDILTRAFNETFATSVWQSDLTKTNGLGAADLEAWQQNVDLLKEYGVIKNAPSASDFVVDPAKIGMQ
- a CDS encoding nucleoside phosphorylase, with the protein product MTEFGARFPWVNNRPPHLPCGKGDIASTVLLPGDPDRVDLLAGFLSDARHFGRRREYAAVTGSINGHPLSICSTGIGGPSTEIALVELAALGAKRVIRIGGMGALHAQDSVGTFISVTHAIGNTGTAELYRSVGGRAQADPELASGLSHAAATCGLVCREAGIATTDSYYFGQDRPVQASNIKLDESDTPRLDAFAAQGAAGVDMESETVLTVASFLNLSAGCLLGIRGNRATNAWLDDYEPTQQNLLHIVAEYLKTSQESRGPIPC
- a CDS encoding ABC transporter permease; the protein is MNQSLRNFRDYSISILGLLFFWWLASGPLQMPIYLLPSPADTFLAILELVLSGALWVHLGFTLQNLLLGLVTGTLAGVAVAYLWSRVPSLAFWLDGPMVIMQTAPKIALAPLFVVWFGFGVLSKVVLVFSLVFFPVFVSAVAGFKAIDYRLHDLSKLLDLSAKARFLHVELPSALPAIFIGMRIGAVQALVGAVLGEWMSGQWGLGYLMTYASATYQTPLLFAAVVLTVTLGILLHFALMWAENRLLSWKEVSND
- a CDS encoding ABC transporter ATP-binding protein; protein product: MIKISDATKIFNTENGPVEALSPISLEVKRGEFVSIVGPSGCGKSTLLRLIAGLDTPTSGDITFENSTENGLVGFVFQEPVLLPWKSTIENIRFPLDMKNTDRAAADHRAAELCDMVGLSGFERSLPRTLSGGMKQRVAIARALVDKPAILLMDEPFSAVDLLTRDILNDELLRIWEETGTTILLVTHSVDEAAYLSNRVVVFSSRPGKILQVYDVDLAQTRDASAKLDPAYHSLVAQLRSDLRNRPEPEL
- a CDS encoding NfeD family protein — encoded protein: MEEGSSYILTLAEELGPWAWLIGGIVLLALELAIPGSFLVWLGLAAVIVGLVSFAVDLSWQAAWIGFAVLALILLLLGRRWFSAERTQSDRPHLNERGLALIGRRFTLLEPIADGEGRIRIGDTLWRVQGPDLAAGTRIEINGSDGATLIVVPVAEAGN